The Halobellus sp. MBLA0158 genome has a window encoding:
- a CDS encoding GcvT family protein, which produces MSAELPSQAETVVVGAGAVGCSVAYHLSELGAEDVAVIDQGPLPVTGGSSVHAPGIMFQTSPSKIQTKAAHYTSRLLSDAGVYDEVGGIELARSEERMDFLRRRVEWAESYGLPDPQLLTPEEVTEHLPLVDEDEILGGYYSPTDGRVDGIAALQWYIANSHGADFYGNTEVTDLDVAGGEITAVHTDRGTIECDRCVIATNNWGYQTGQLADLDLPIAPVEHQYVVTEPLDELADHDSSVGENTEGLPVPGDRDIQEYMSEGPHRPVGRDQDNSLYFRTHGNSLGMGSYNHETLSVDPDAMGKNSEDGQASVHGFTREHWEEPTHPDREKSAKQAFDELLPVTQDVDYEMTENGIFVFTPDGMPAVGPTKVEGLWSALAIWWTHSGGYGKIVAEWMENGVPRLPSGPVDTGGVHVRRFEPHAGEKDYFVDKGATRYRQVYSIVEPRWQPEKHRGLRTSPFYHQQKELGAEFYQSGGWESAQWYESNADLVEKYDEQIPAQDGWQGINRSKIEGAEHLHTRDAVSMFDMTSFSSIMVEGADAGDFLQRMCSNDVDIDVGDVRYSLLLNEGGGILADVTVVRLGDDEYMVTTGGGNSPGIHGGWLEDHAPETVSVTVEEGAKSTIGLWGPKSRLLLQRCTDADVSDDGFPYFSAKQIYVGEVPVIALRVSYVGELGWELWAPSEYGNRLWETLWEAGQDLDVRPMGGGALSSMRLEKGYRLWGTDIDTDSNPYEAGLGFAVDLDTDFVGKEALEAAKAEGIENEITPITLDDSDDVLLSGRPVLVDGEPQGYVQAADYGYSIGESIAYTYLPTEYTEAGTDVQVRCEGELYEATVRDEPLFDPGRDKIIR; this is translated from the coding sequence ATGAGTGCAGAGCTTCCATCGCAGGCGGAGACCGTCGTCGTCGGCGCCGGGGCGGTCGGTTGCAGCGTCGCCTACCACCTCAGCGAGCTCGGCGCCGAGGACGTCGCCGTCATCGACCAGGGACCGCTCCCCGTCACCGGCGGGTCGTCGGTCCACGCGCCGGGGATCATGTTCCAGACCTCGCCCTCGAAGATCCAGACCAAGGCGGCCCACTACACCAGCCGCCTCCTCTCGGACGCCGGGGTCTACGACGAAGTCGGCGGCATCGAACTCGCCCGGAGCGAGGAACGGATGGACTTCCTCCGCCGCCGCGTCGAGTGGGCCGAGTCCTACGGGCTCCCGGACCCCCAGCTCCTCACGCCCGAGGAGGTCACAGAGCACCTCCCGCTCGTGGACGAAGACGAGATCCTCGGCGGCTACTACTCCCCCACGGACGGCCGCGTCGACGGCATCGCGGCGCTCCAGTGGTACATCGCCAACAGCCACGGCGCCGACTTCTACGGCAACACCGAGGTCACGGACCTCGACGTCGCCGGCGGGGAGATCACCGCCGTCCACACCGACCGCGGCACGATCGAGTGCGACCGCTGTGTGATCGCCACCAACAACTGGGGCTACCAGACCGGACAGCTCGCCGACCTGGACCTCCCGATCGCGCCCGTCGAGCACCAGTACGTCGTCACCGAGCCCCTCGACGAACTCGCGGACCACGACAGCAGCGTCGGCGAGAACACCGAGGGCCTGCCCGTGCCCGGCGACCGCGACATCCAGGAGTACATGAGCGAGGGGCCGCACCGCCCCGTCGGCCGCGACCAGGACAACTCCCTGTACTTCCGGACCCACGGCAACAGCCTGGGGATGGGCTCGTACAACCACGAGACGCTCTCGGTCGACCCCGACGCGATGGGGAAGAACTCCGAGGACGGCCAGGCGTCCGTCCACGGATTCACCCGCGAACACTGGGAAGAGCCCACCCATCCCGACAGGGAAAAGTCCGCGAAGCAGGCCTTCGACGAGCTCCTGCCCGTCACCCAGGACGTCGACTACGAGATGACCGAGAACGGCATCTTCGTCTTCACGCCCGACGGGATGCCCGCGGTCGGCCCGACGAAGGTCGAGGGCCTCTGGAGCGCGCTCGCCATCTGGTGGACCCACTCCGGCGGCTACGGCAAGATCGTCGCCGAGTGGATGGAGAACGGCGTCCCCCGCCTGCCGTCGGGCCCGGTCGACACCGGCGGCGTCCACGTCCGCCGCTTCGAGCCCCACGCGGGCGAGAAGGACTACTTCGTCGACAAGGGCGCGACGCGCTACCGCCAGGTCTACAGCATCGTCGAGCCGCGCTGGCAGCCCGAGAAGCACCGCGGCCTGCGCACGAGCCCCTTCTACCACCAGCAGAAGGAACTCGGCGCGGAGTTCTACCAGTCCGGCGGCTGGGAGTCCGCCCAGTGGTACGAGTCCAACGCGGACCTCGTCGAGAAATACGACGAGCAGATCCCCGCGCAGGACGGCTGGCAGGGCATCAATCGATCGAAGATCGAGGGCGCAGAGCACCTCCACACCCGCGATGCGGTCTCGATGTTCGATATGACCTCGTTCAGCTCGATTATGGTCGAGGGCGCCGACGCCGGCGACTTCCTCCAGCGGATGTGCAGCAACGACGTCGACATCGACGTCGGCGACGTCCGCTACTCCTTGCTCCTGAACGAGGGCGGCGGCATCCTCGCGGACGTAACGGTCGTCCGCCTCGGCGACGACGAGTATATGGTCACCACCGGCGGCGGCAACTCCCCCGGCATCCACGGCGGCTGGCTCGAAGACCACGCCCCCGAGACAGTCTCCGTGACGGTCGAGGAGGGCGCAAAGAGCACCATCGGGCTGTGGGGGCCGAAGTCGCGCCTCCTGCTCCAGCGCTGTACCGACGCCGACGTCTCCGACGACGGCTTCCCGTACTTCAGCGCGAAACAGATCTACGTGGGCGAGGTGCCCGTCATCGCGCTGCGAGTCTCCTACGTCGGCGAACTCGGGTGGGAGCTGTGGGCGCCGAGCGAATATGGAAATCGCCTCTGGGAGACGCTCTGGGAGGCCGGCCAGGACCTCGACGTCCGCCCGATGGGCGGCGGCGCGCTCTCGTCGATGCGCTTGGAGAAGGGCTACCGCCTGTGGGGCACAGACATCGACACCGACTCGAACCCCTACGAGGCCGGCCTCGGCTTCGCCGTCGACCTCGACACCGACTTCGTCGGGAAGGAGGCCCTCGAAGCGGCGAAGGCTGAGGGGATCGAAAACGAAATCACGCCGATCACGCTGGACGACTCCGACGACGTCCTGCTCTCGGGGCGTCCCGTCCTCGTCGACGGCGAACCCCAGGGCTACGTCCAGGCGGCCGATTACGGCTACAGCATCGGCGAGTCGATCGCCTACACCTACCTCCCGACGGAGTACACCGAGGCCGGCACCGACGTCCAGGTCCGGTGTGAGGGCGAACTGTACGAGGCGACCGTCCGAGACGAGCCCCTGTTCGACCCCGGCCGCGACAAGATCATCCGCTGA
- a CDS encoding creatininase family protein encodes MDLETTTWTDAEAAETHLALLPVGSTEQHGPHAPLGTDTLDAEAVADAAAERYRDPVMVAPAVPVGVAEEHRHFAGTLWTSEDTFRAYVRDIVGSLASHGWDRVVVVNGHGGNISALKEVTARIVRRDDAYAVPFTWFDEVGDHSSDMGHAGPLETSLLRHTNPETVHEDRLEEAAAGGSDRWGDWQGRVNLAVDSEEFTDNGVVGDPRESSADLGAELLDRSADALCDLLDAVRDRDPSPRVGDA; translated from the coding sequence ATGGATCTGGAGACCACGACGTGGACCGACGCCGAGGCGGCGGAGACACACCTCGCTCTGCTCCCGGTCGGCAGCACCGAACAGCACGGCCCCCACGCCCCGCTCGGCACCGACACGCTCGACGCCGAGGCGGTCGCGGACGCGGCCGCCGAGCGGTACCGCGATCCGGTGATGGTCGCGCCCGCCGTTCCCGTCGGCGTCGCCGAGGAGCACCGCCACTTCGCGGGCACCCTCTGGACGAGCGAAGATACCTTCCGCGCGTACGTCCGCGACATCGTCGGGAGCCTCGCCAGTCACGGCTGGGACCGCGTCGTCGTCGTCAACGGCCACGGCGGGAACATCTCGGCGCTGAAAGAGGTGACCGCGCGGATCGTCCGCCGCGACGACGCCTACGCCGTCCCGTTCACGTGGTTCGACGAGGTGGGCGACCACAGCTCGGATATGGGCCACGCCGGGCCGCTGGAGACGTCCCTCCTCCGCCACACGAACCCCGAGACCGTCCACGAGGACCGCCTGGAGGAGGCCGCGGCGGGCGGCAGCGACCGCTGGGGCGACTGGCAGGGCCGCGTGAACCTCGCGGTCGACTCCGAGGAGTTCACCGACAACGGCGTCGTCGGGGACCCGCGCGAGTCCAGCGCCGACCTGGGCGCGGAGCTCCTCGACCGCTCGGCCGACGCGCTGTGTGACCTCTTGGACGCCGTCCGCGACCGCGACCCGAGCCCCCGCGTCGGCGACGCGTGA